Proteins encoded within one genomic window of Raineyella fluvialis:
- a CDS encoding TRM11 family SAM-dependent methyltransferase: MRLLMLAHPGANRVYAAQAATMASSELAICAPGAGEVAARTLAGIDYLGFETDSLEGSDEERTQALRLIARQSTFLALFEERPDGLLRPIEVADPDVFEDDLVTIPKYPGKTNEQFTRLLLNVTLAAVECPLNERATVLDPLSGRGTTLTTAWTAGLNAAGVEVDEKAVEQMAAFLKTYLRRKRLKHKADTVPVRREGKSLGRKFEATVHLDDRDLTMGVFTGDTRSSAKLWGKRRFEAIVTDAPYGVVHGSRSDVVGTTGKRDRSPAGLLKGSLGVWAHQLRDGGALGLSWNTHGLSRGDLVAMVEETGLVVKNDGPWLGFEHRVDASIQRDVLVAVKPLGSDTAQ; this comes from the coding sequence ATGCGTCTCCTCATGCTCGCCCATCCCGGTGCCAACCGTGTCTATGCCGCGCAGGCGGCGACGATGGCCTCATCGGAGCTGGCGATCTGCGCCCCGGGCGCAGGTGAGGTGGCGGCACGGACGCTCGCGGGGATCGACTACCTGGGGTTCGAGACGGACTCGCTGGAGGGCAGCGACGAGGAACGTACGCAGGCCCTGCGGCTGATCGCCCGGCAGTCGACCTTCCTGGCACTCTTCGAGGAGCGCCCCGACGGGCTGCTGCGCCCGATCGAGGTGGCCGACCCGGACGTCTTCGAGGACGATCTGGTGACCATCCCGAAGTACCCCGGCAAGACGAACGAGCAGTTCACCCGGCTGCTCCTCAATGTCACCCTGGCGGCCGTCGAGTGCCCCCTGAACGAGCGAGCCACGGTGCTGGATCCGCTGAGCGGACGGGGCACGACGCTGACGACTGCCTGGACGGCCGGCCTCAACGCCGCCGGGGTGGAGGTCGACGAGAAGGCCGTCGAGCAGATGGCCGCGTTCCTCAAGACCTATTTGCGTCGCAAGCGGCTCAAGCACAAGGCCGACACGGTCCCGGTCCGCCGCGAGGGCAAGAGCCTGGGGCGCAAGTTCGAGGCGACGGTCCACCTCGACGACCGCGATCTCACCATGGGCGTCTTCACCGGCGACACCCGTTCCTCCGCCAAGCTGTGGGGGAAGCGGCGGTTCGAAGCCATCGTGACCGACGCCCCGTACGGCGTCGTCCACGGCTCGCGCTCCGACGTCGTCGGCACCACCGGCAAGCGGGACCGCTCACCGGCCGGCCTGCTCAAGGGCTCCCTCGGCGTCTGGGCCCACCAGCTCAGGGACGGCGGGGCCCTCGGCCTGTCCTGGAACACCCACGGACTCAGCCGCGGCGACCTCGTCGCGATGGTCGAGGAGACCGGCTTGGTGGTCAAGAACGACGGGCCCTGGCTCGGCTTCGAGCACCGGGTGGACGCCTCGATCCAGCGCGATGTCCTGGTCGCCGTGAAGCCTCTCGGCAGCGACACCGCCCAGTAG
- a CDS encoding universal stress protein, translating into MPHDVPQPHPTRITPFTDHPIVVGIVPGQPDLVALTAISLARASGATLYFAYVDPERSTVEEFADGTVRHTPLDPDAAGDTWRRTEEELKEAAGGLMAQADDVAWEFRYLAGRPDRALTHLARAIDAATFVVGAQTAGLQGRVRELLEGSVSFHLTHHQHRPVLIVPLQVVDWYQPVVRG; encoded by the coding sequence ATGCCACACGACGTCCCCCAACCCCACCCCACCCGGATCACGCCCTTCACGGACCATCCGATCGTTGTCGGGATCGTGCCCGGCCAGCCCGACCTGGTCGCGCTCACCGCGATCTCCCTCGCCCGGGCCAGTGGTGCCACCCTGTACTTCGCGTACGTCGACCCGGAGCGCTCGACGGTTGAGGAGTTCGCCGACGGGACCGTCCGGCACACTCCGCTGGACCCGGACGCGGCGGGTGACACCTGGCGCCGGACCGAGGAGGAGCTGAAGGAGGCCGCAGGCGGGTTGATGGCTCAGGCTGACGACGTGGCCTGGGAGTTCCGCTACCTGGCCGGCCGTCCCGACCGGGCGCTGACCCACCTGGCCCGTGCCATCGATGCGGCCACCTTCGTGGTGGGGGCGCAGACCGCTGGTCTGCAGGGCCGGGTGCGGGAGCTGCTGGAGGGCTCGGTGTCGTTCCACCTCACCCACCACCAGCACCGACCCGTCCTGATCGTGCCGCTGCAGGTGGTGGACTGGTACCAGCCGGTGGTGCGCGGATGA
- a CDS encoding fluoride efflux transporter FluC: MSGGHTLPAHLRPRLVGLVAAGGVLGTAVRQALSLVVPSVGGFPVAIFLINLTGAFLLGLLLQALALSGPDEGWRRDLRLGVGTGVLGGYTTYSSLAVATGGLLGHGQWVVGLGYGLGSVLVGAFTAGLGIVLAERIMSARRSTSRSVRGGTR; this comes from the coding sequence ATGAGTGGTGGTCACACCCTGCCCGCTCACCTGCGGCCGCGCCTGGTCGGACTGGTCGCCGCCGGCGGCGTGCTCGGAACCGCCGTCCGGCAGGCGCTCTCCCTGGTGGTGCCATCGGTCGGAGGCTTCCCGGTGGCGATCTTCCTGATCAACCTGACCGGCGCCTTCCTGCTGGGGCTGCTGCTCCAGGCCTTGGCCCTGTCCGGGCCGGATGAGGGCTGGCGCCGCGACCTGAGGCTCGGCGTCGGCACCGGTGTTCTCGGCGGCTACACCACGTACAGCAGTCTGGCGGTCGCTACCGGCGGTCTGCTCGGTCACGGGCAATGGGTGGTGGGCCTCGGCTACGGGCTGGGCAGCGTGCTGGTCGGCGCGTTCACCGCTGGGCTCGGCATCGTGCTCGCCGAACGGATCATGAGCGCCCGTCGATCCACCTCCCGATCCGTGCGGGGAGGGACGCGATGA
- a CDS encoding fluoride efflux transporter FluC, whose translation MSPLVFLAVCLAGGVGAALRFVADGWIRSLVSMRFPFATTVINVTGSFVLGLVTGAAGAHAVPAVWSAVLGAGLLGGYTTFSTASVEAVRLLLARDLGLALRTGFGMLAAGVLAALLGLWLGALA comes from the coding sequence ATGAGCCCGCTGGTCTTCCTCGCTGTCTGTCTCGCCGGGGGAGTGGGCGCGGCCCTGCGGTTCGTCGCCGACGGGTGGATCCGGTCCCTGGTGTCGATGCGCTTCCCGTTCGCGACCACCGTCATCAACGTCACCGGCTCGTTCGTGCTCGGCCTGGTCACCGGGGCGGCCGGGGCCCACGCGGTGCCCGCGGTCTGGTCCGCGGTGCTCGGGGCCGGCCTGCTCGGCGGCTACACCACGTTCAGCACCGCCAGTGTGGAGGCCGTCCGGCTCCTGCTGGCCCGCGACCTCGGGCTGGCGCTGCGGACCGGCTTCGGCATGCTGGCGGCCGGCGTGCTGGCTGCGCTCCTGGGACTGTGGCTGGGGGCACTGGCCTGA